A stretch of the Bradyrhizobium sp. CCBAU 53351 genome encodes the following:
- a CDS encoding M20/M25/M40 family metallo-hydrolase, translating into MNPANLPFDSEAMLEGLRTWVECESPTWDADAVNRMLDIAARDMAIMGATIERIAGRQGFGGVIRARFPHPKQGEPGILIAGHMDTVHPVGTIEKLKWRREGNRCYGPGIYDMKGGNYLSLEAIRQLARASFTTPLPITVLFTPDEEVGTPSTRDIIEAEAARNKYVLVPEPGRADNGVTTGRYAIARFNLEATGRPSHAGATLSAGRSAIREMARQILAIDAMTSEDCTFSVGVVHGGQWVNCVATTATGEALSMAKRQADLDRGVERMLALSGTTNDVAFKVTRGVTRPVWEPDAGTMALYEKARGIAKSLGAELPHASSGGGSDGNFTGAMGIPTLDGLGVRGANGHTLEEYIEVESLVERGRLMAGLLATLE; encoded by the coding sequence ATGAATCCAGCCAATCTTCCCTTCGATTCCGAGGCCATGCTCGAAGGCCTGCGCACCTGGGTGGAATGCGAGAGCCCGACCTGGGATGCAGATGCCGTCAACCGGATGCTCGATATCGCAGCGCGGGATATGGCGATCATGGGTGCGACGATCGAGCGCATCGCCGGCCGGCAGGGCTTCGGCGGCGTGATCCGCGCGCGCTTTCCGCATCCGAAGCAGGGCGAGCCCGGCATCCTGATCGCCGGCCATATGGATACCGTCCACCCGGTCGGCACCATCGAGAAGCTGAAATGGCGGCGCGAGGGCAACAGATGCTACGGTCCCGGCATCTACGACATGAAGGGCGGCAACTACCTCTCGCTGGAAGCGATCCGGCAGCTGGCGCGCGCATCCTTCACCACGCCGCTGCCGATCACCGTGCTGTTCACGCCGGACGAGGAAGTCGGCACGCCCTCGACACGCGACATCATCGAAGCGGAGGCCGCACGCAACAAATACGTGCTGGTGCCCGAGCCCGGCCGTGCCGACAACGGCGTCACCACCGGACGTTATGCCATCGCACGTTTCAATCTCGAGGCGACGGGCCGGCCGAGTCATGCCGGCGCGACGCTGTCGGCGGGACGCTCGGCCATCCGCGAGATGGCGCGGCAGATCCTCGCAATCGATGCGATGACGAGCGAGGACTGCACCTTCTCGGTCGGCGTCGTGCATGGCGGACAATGGGTCAATTGCGTTGCCACGACCGCCACCGGCGAAGCGCTCTCCATGGCCAAGCGGCAGGCCGATCTCGACCGCGGCGTCGAGCGGATGCTGGCGCTGTCGGGCACGACCAACGACGTCGCCTTCAAGGTGACGCGCGGCGTGACGCGTCCTGTGTGGGAGCCGGACGCGGGCACGATGGCGCTGTATGAGAAGGCGCGCGGCATCGCCAAATCTCTCGGCGCGGAATTACCGCATGCGAGCTCCGGCGGCGGCTCCGACGGCAACTTCACCGGTGCGATGGGAATTCCCACCCTCGACGGCCTGGGTGTGCGCGGAGCCAACGGCCACACGCTGGAGGAGTATATCGAAGTCGAGAGTCTCGTTGAGCGCGGCCGCCTGATGGCGGGGCTGCTGGCGACGCTGGAGTGA
- a CDS encoding ABC transporter substrate-binding protein produces the protein MLHFMRRGPRAFASKLALSVVALSTALASPVLAAGKTITAVMHSDLRIIDPIFTTAYITRDHGYMVYDTLVAPDSTFKIQPQMADWKISDDKLTYTFTLRDGLKWHDGAPVTAEDCVASLKRWAAVDGMGQKLMDFTASIEATDAKTITLKLKEPYGLVLDSIGKPSSRVAFMMPKRLAETPADKQIPEQIGSGPFKFVASEFQPGVKAVYVKNTDYVPRKEPASWTSGGKVAKVDRVEWITMPDSQTAVNALQSGDIDFMENLPYDMLPVLEANKEITIEVSNKFGFQTLGRMNFLYPPFDNVKVRRAALLAMNQKDVLDALIGNAKYQKICGAFFVCDTPLATEVGGETLVKGNGMAEAKKALAESGYDGTPVVIMAPGDVTTLKAQPIVAAQLLREAGFKVDLQATDWQTVVSRRASQKPPKEGGWNMFFTNWVAADVSNPIANLSIGGQGKKGGWFGWAEDPKIEQLKDAFVRAPSLDEQKKIAADIQKEAYEQVIYIPLGQYLLPSGWRKSLTGVLDGPATPLFWNVDKSE, from the coding sequence ATGTTGCACTTCATGCGCCGGGGGCCTCGCGCGTTCGCCTCCAAACTTGCGCTGTCTGTCGTCGCGCTTTCGACGGCGCTGGCTTCGCCGGTGCTCGCAGCCGGCAAGACCATCACGGCGGTGATGCATTCCGATCTGCGCATCATCGACCCGATCTTCACCACGGCCTACATCACGCGTGACCACGGCTACATGGTCTACGACACGCTGGTGGCTCCTGATTCGACCTTCAAGATCCAGCCGCAGATGGCGGATTGGAAGATCTCCGACGACAAGCTCACCTACACCTTCACGCTGCGCGACGGCCTGAAGTGGCATGACGGCGCACCGGTGACGGCGGAAGACTGCGTCGCTTCGCTGAAGCGCTGGGCCGCGGTCGACGGCATGGGCCAGAAGCTCATGGACTTCACCGCGAGCATCGAGGCAACCGACGCCAAGACCATCACGTTGAAGCTGAAGGAGCCCTACGGCCTCGTGCTCGACTCCATCGGCAAGCCGTCCTCGCGCGTCGCCTTCATGATGCCGAAGCGCCTCGCCGAGACGCCGGCGGACAAGCAGATCCCCGAGCAGATCGGATCGGGCCCCTTCAAGTTCGTGGCGTCGGAATTCCAGCCCGGCGTGAAGGCCGTCTACGTCAAGAACACCGACTACGTGCCGCGCAAGGAGCCGGCGAGCTGGACCTCCGGCGGCAAGGTGGCGAAGGTCGACCGCGTCGAATGGATCACCATGCCGGACTCGCAGACGGCGGTGAACGCGCTGCAGTCGGGCGACATCGATTTCATGGAGAACCTGCCCTACGACATGCTGCCGGTGCTTGAAGCGAACAAGGAGATCACGATCGAGGTCTCCAACAAGTTCGGCTTCCAGACCCTCGGCCGTATGAACTTCCTCTATCCGCCGTTCGACAACGTGAAGGTGCGCCGCGCCGCTCTTCTGGCGATGAACCAGAAGGACGTGCTCGACGCGCTGATCGGCAACGCCAAGTACCAGAAGATCTGTGGTGCCTTCTTCGTGTGCGACACGCCGCTCGCAACCGAGGTCGGCGGCGAAACCCTGGTGAAGGGTAACGGCATGGCCGAAGCCAAGAAGGCGCTCGCCGAGTCCGGCTACGACGGCACTCCCGTTGTGATCATGGCACCCGGCGACGTCACGACCCTGAAGGCCCAGCCGATCGTCGCGGCCCAGCTGCTGCGTGAGGCCGGCTTCAAGGTCGACCTGCAGGCGACCGACTGGCAGACCGTGGTGAGCCGCAGAGCCAGCCAGAAGCCGCCGAAGGAAGGCGGCTGGAACATGTTCTTCACCAACTGGGTCGCGGCCGACGTCTCCAACCCGATCGCCAATCTCTCGATCGGCGGCCAGGGCAAGAAGGGCGGCTGGTTCGGCTGGGCGGAAGACCCCAAGATCGAGCAGCTCAAGGACGCCTTCGTCCGCGCGCCCTCGCTTGACGAGCAGAAGAAGATCGCCGCCGACATCCAGAAGGAAGCCTACGAGCAGGTGATCTACATCCCGCTCGGGCAATACCTGCTGCCGAGCGGCTGGCGCAAATCGCTGACCGGCGTGCTCGACGGTCCCGCAACGCCGCTGTTCTGGAACGTCGACAAGTCGGAGTAG
- a CDS encoding ABC transporter permease, translating to MLGYLLRRIFAAVPVMGVVALFVFLLLRLTPGDPAAILAGDNATPERLERIRTSLGLNEPLIVQFITWVNKLLHGDLGTSLISNLPVMKMIGQRVEPSISIALSTIILAVIVAVPLGVIAAWKHGTWIDRFVMGLSVLGFSVPVFVVGYILIQVFAIELRWVPVQGFKSISAGFGPFFERMILPTCALSFIYIALIARMTRAAMLDVLGEDYVRTARAKGINEVAVMMRHALRNAAVPVITVIGTGFALLISGVVVTESVFNIPGIGRLTVDAVLARDYPVIQAMILLTSLIYVVVNLLIDVAYTLLDPRIRY from the coding sequence TTGCTCGGATATCTCCTTCGCCGAATCTTCGCCGCCGTGCCCGTAATGGGTGTCGTCGCGCTGTTCGTCTTCCTCCTGCTCCGCCTCACCCCCGGCGATCCCGCCGCAATTCTCGCCGGCGACAATGCGACGCCTGAGCGGCTTGAGCGCATCCGCACGTCGCTGGGCCTCAACGAGCCCCTGATCGTGCAGTTCATCACCTGGGTGAACAAGCTGCTGCACGGCGATCTCGGGACTTCGCTAATCTCCAACCTGCCCGTCATGAAGATGATCGGCCAGCGCGTCGAGCCGTCGATCTCGATCGCGCTGTCGACCATCATCCTCGCCGTGATCGTCGCGGTTCCCCTGGGCGTGATCGCGGCGTGGAAGCACGGCACCTGGATCGACCGCTTCGTGATGGGGCTGTCGGTGCTCGGCTTTTCGGTGCCGGTGTTCGTGGTCGGCTACATCCTGATCCAGGTCTTCGCCATCGAGCTGCGCTGGGTTCCGGTGCAGGGTTTCAAGAGCATCAGCGCCGGCTTCGGACCGTTCTTCGAGCGCATGATCCTGCCGACCTGCGCACTCTCCTTCATCTACATCGCGCTGATTGCGCGCATGACGCGCGCCGCGATGCTCGACGTCCTCGGCGAAGATTACGTGCGAACGGCGCGTGCGAAAGGCATCAACGAGGTCGCCGTGATGATGCGGCATGCGCTGCGCAACGCCGCCGTTCCCGTGATCACGGTGATCGGCACCGGCTTTGCGCTGCTGATCTCCGGCGTCGTCGTCACCGAGAGCGTGTTCAACATCCCCGGCATCGGCCGCCTCACCGTGGATGCGGTGCTGGCGCGGGACTATCCCGTGATCCAGGCGATGATCCTGTTGACTTCGCTGATCTATGTCGTCGTCAATCTTCTCATCGACGTCGCCTACACCCTGCTCGATCCCCGGATCCGGTACTGA